The proteins below come from a single Melospiza georgiana isolate bMelGeo1 chromosome 4, bMelGeo1.pri, whole genome shotgun sequence genomic window:
- the LOC131082981 gene encoding LOW QUALITY PROTEIN: dynein axonemal intermediate chain 7-like (The sequence of the model RefSeq protein was modified relative to this genomic sequence to represent the inferred CDS: inserted 2 bases in 1 codon) has product MRPFANDRETVMTPMLGDIKQVAERRAPLSAALPEEEAPLQEEPGGGEEAPRVVDLEQLVPVGGVFHISVLRLPPQAQDVGDWVMVELLDVGLEEYPYSPGKAEDGTQEAVQITLRLPDNVIYFKVPVLARWDPAGQWWRTDGISKITYEAEKKSITFSMGGFSTVALLQDAHLNLPYQAWELHPTGVDEGLFTITAVFATIQIQIKDNQCMLSSVVVEEEEVLSHITGKWMSPLALRAALKRAGVNIFPAEHSPKYVPVPRKGPLAEVRAYEQMALLAAAFAFAHSKWNGEVGPEQVMFKVSEHLTAGSAKGNHWSLLMFDGEKVQHLKLTETSEAFSEEVREESEFHSTLYHMVKEXASNEAMEKVERAGCMFIDSVYQLLLATSLSILLDTTACFLSKLYYQKLSIKLHFKS; this is encoded by the exons ATGCGGCCCTTTGCAAATGACAGAGAAACAGTGATGACCCCCATGCTGGGGGACATAAAGCAGGTAGCAGAGAGGAGAG CTCCGCTGTCTGCTGCACTTCCAGAGGAGGAGGCCCCGCTGCAGGAGGAGCCGGGAGGCGGAGAAGAGGCCCCGCGAGTTGTGGATTTGGAGCAGCTGGTGCCCGTGGGGGGCGTGTTCCACATCTCTGTCCTGCGGCTGCCGCCCCAGGCCCAGGACGTCGGGGACTGGGTCATGGTGGAG CTGCTGGATGTTGGACTGGAGGAGTATCCATATTCCCCAGGAAAGGCTGAAGATGGCACACAGGAAGCAGTACAGATCACCCTGAGGCTCCCTGataatgtgatttattttaaagtgcCTGTGCTAGCCCGATGGGATCCTG CCGGCCAATGGTGGAGAACTGATGGCATCAGCAAGATAACctatgaagcagaaaaaaagagcatCACCTTCAGCATGGGTGGCTTTTCTACAGTAGCCCTTCTCCAGGATGCTCACCTGAACCTGCCCTATCAGGCCTGGGAATTGCACCCTACTGGTGTGGATGAAGGCCTCTTCACAATTACTGCAGTCTTTGCAACCATTCAGATACAAATTAAG GATAATCAGTGTATGTTGTCTTCAGTAGtggtggaagaggaggaggtgctTTCCCACATCACAGGGAAATGGATGAGTCCTCTtgccctcagagcagctttgAAAAGAGCTGGAGTGAACATTTTCCCAGCAGAGCACTCTCCCAAGtatgtccctgtgcccaggaag GGTCCCCTGGCAGAAGTGAGGGCCTATGAACAgatggctctgctggcagctgcttttgcttttgctcaCAGCAAGTGGAACGGAGAAGTGGGGCCAGAGCAAGTCATGTTCAAG GTGAGTGAACATCTGACAGCAGGTTCTGCCAAAGGCAACCACTGGTCTCTTTTGATGTTCGATGGTGAGAAAGTGCAACACCTCAAACTCACTGAAACCAGTGAAGCTTTTTCAGAAGAGGTGCGAGAAGAGTCTGAATTTCACTCCACACTCTACCATATGGTCAAGGA TGCCAGCAATGAAGCCATGGAAAAAGTGGAAAGAGCTGGCTGCATGTTCATTGATTCTGTGTATCAGCTGCTCCTTGCTACCAGTCTTAGCATACTCTTAGATACTACTGCATGCTTTCTTTCAAAACTTTATTATCAAAAGCTTTCAATAAAGTTACACTTCAAGTCTTAA